The Candidatus Cloacimonadota bacterium genome includes the window CAAGCTTAAACAAAGGCAAAAAATCTGCATCGGAAGGACCATAAACCGAGCACGGACGCACAATATTAAAGGGCTTGTGGCATTGTGTTTGGATAATTTTTTCGGCAATAGCCTTGCTTTTACCATAGGTGCTGATTGGCTGTAAGGGATCAGATTCCTTTTTGGGATTTGTAATTGAAGAGGGACCCGCAGCAGCTTGAGAGCTGATGTAGATTAGCCGAATGGGATGTTTAACCAGGTTAACCGCAGAAACTACATGATGAGTTAAGCCTACATTTGCTGCCAGCATTTCATTTTTGTGCAGAGCTTTCGTTTTACCAGCATTATGGATTAACACATCAATATCTTCTAAGGCATTAGCCAGAGATTCACTTTGAGTAAAATCCACAATCCGCACGGGAATAGGAGCTATCTGGAAAGATTTACGTACAAATGCCACAGGTTCAAAACCTTTATGGTGGAAGTGTTTAACCAGGGTGCTGCCTACAAAACCGTTGGCGCCTGTAATAGCTATTTTCATCGGTCCCCTGTTCTTAAAGAAAAGTGGTGGGCGTTGAGGGACTTGAACCCCCGACATCTTGCTTGTAAGGCAAGCGCTCTCCCAGCTGAGCTAAACGCCCACTGCTTCGGTGTAAGCGCTGGTCGGGGTGAGAGGATTCGAACCTCCGACACCTGGTTCCCAAAACCAGTGCGCTAACCGGGCTGCGCTACACCCCGCAGCAGTTAGCTCACAAAAAATAAGTGCTGCTTTTCTGTCAATAATTTTCTTATCTTTACTTTATAATTACTGTAAACTGCCTATAGTTTGGGATGTGGACACAAAGAGTCAGCAAAACCTGCAACTATTCTGCTATATAGCAGATTATCACATTATTCCGATGCTACGTTCAACAACCAATTCGAAAGAGTGAAATCCTCCGCTACAATAATCGCCCCTACTACATTATGCTGATATCAAGGATGCTTTATCGGGACATCATTCTGCAGATTCGGGAAAATATTCCGGTTAAGCCACGCTAGAGTTATGTTTACGCAACAAGAATCTAAGCACAAACAAATTCACCTACAGATCTTTTTAGTATATATTGCAACGTTTGTTTTTCTACTAAGCTCTTTATTAAGAGCAAATTAATTGAGATGGGGATTATGATGAACTGACCATTATAGCCCAGATAGTCAGAAATATGTTGACAAATAACATGCCTCTCTTCAGCATGCGCCAAAGGAAATGGCAATATGCTGTAACTATTTAGTAATATCACAGTTACCGTATATATATTTGTTCTTTATTGATGATGTAGCTTGCAGTAGCACAACTTGCGGCGTTTTTTAGTTTTACAACTCAAATAACTAAAACAGGAGTTTACACAAAGAATTGATATGAACCAA containing:
- a CDS encoding NAD(P)-dependent oxidoreductase codes for the protein MKIAITGANGFVGSTLVKHFHHKGFEPVAFVRKSFQIAPIPVRIVDFTQSESLANALEDIDVLIHNAGKTKALHKNEMLAANVGLTHHVVSAVNLVKHPIRLIYISSQAAAGPSSITNPKKESDPLQPISTYGKSKAIAEKIIQTQCHKPFNIVRPCSVYGPSDADFLPLFKLGAMGINLQIGRKKRYINMIHISQLADFLLYLIGNTHVDKEIFFATDNQVYTQSEIAATITEVSGKQMHKITIPSFSAKLAFSGIEQYGRITNKEVTLNLDKYREIKAEGWVASSQKAKQLLGWNPPPKLKELIEETYLWYRQNAWL